A genomic region of Miscanthus floridulus cultivar M001 chromosome 3, ASM1932011v1, whole genome shotgun sequence contains the following coding sequences:
- the LOC136544213 gene encoding uncharacterized protein, with the protein MANADHCFLSLCVLLVLSATTATAAAAAPHRRLQTLPRLDNDDPRGPLIVPPTAASCWKSTLASESCVDDVLQSLAARQVRISKACCSVLERIGDRCVAAAFSSFPFNPTYPHLIKNVCGLTAFG; encoded by the coding sequence ATGGCCAATGCTGATCACTGCTTTCTTTCACTGTGCGTTCTCCTCGTCCTCAGCGCCACGACAGCGACGGCCGCGGCAGCGGCACCGCACCGGCGGCTCCAGACGTTGCCTAGGTTGGACAACGACGACCCCAGGGGACCACTGATTGTGCCACCGACGGCGGCGTCCTGCTGGAAATCCACCCTGGCGTCGGAGAGCTGCGTGGACGACGTCCTCCAGTCGTTGGCCGCGCGCCAGGTGCGCATCAGCAAGGCCTGCTGCTCGGTGCTGGAGAGGATCGGCGACAGGTGCGTCGCTGCCGCCTTCTCCAGCTTCCCGTTCAACCCAACGTACCCGCACCTCATCAAGAACGTCTGCGGACTCACCGCGTTTGGCTGA